The genomic stretch CGGAGATCGTCGCCGACGAGCCTATCGCCGCGATCGTCCCGGCGGAGGTCTGGGGCGAAGCGATGGCCGACATGCTGGTCGAGATCAAACAGGGCCGTCTGGCCGAGGGACTTGCGGCGGGCGTGCGCGATGTCGGCGCAGTGTTGGCGGAGCATTTCCCGCGCGGCGACGAGGATCAGAATGAGTTGCCGGACCGGCTGATCGAAGTCTAAGCCTGCCGGGCAATGACCGACCCCATCGAAACCCCGGGCCGCGACCCGGACGCCGACCTGCCCGAAGAAACCATGTGGCAGGGCCGCTTCGTCACTGCCAAACGGCGGGGTCGCTGGGAATATGCCAGCCGCTCGCGCGGGATCAGGGCCGCCGCTATCATCGCCATCGACGATCAGGATCGCGTGATCCTCGTCTCGCAATACCGCGTGCCGCTGGGCCGCATCTGCCTCGAAATCCCGGCCGGCCTCATCGGCGACGACAAGGACAAGAGCGGCGAAAGCGACGTAACGGCCGCCATTCGCGAGCTCGAGGAAGAAACCGGCTATCGCGCTGCGCGAATGGAGAAGCTCGGCGAATTCTATTCCTCGCCCGGCATGGTGAGCGAAAGCTTCACCTTGCTGCGCGCGCACGGGCTGACCAGAACCGGCGAAGGTGGCGGCACGGACAGCGAAGACATCGTCGTCCACCACGTGCCTCGCACGCAGTTGCCGGAATTCGTTGCCCGCTGGCGCGCGATGGGTCACGGTGTGGATGTACGAATTGCGATGCTGATGGCGTCGCTGGACAGTTTTCTGGGAGAGAGTGGATGAGCGGCAGGTGTGAGGGCAAGCTGGCCTTGGTGACAGGCGCGGCGCAGGGTCTGGGCCGGGCGCACGCGACGCGGCTGGCGGAAGAAGGCGCACGGGTGCTGTGCACTGACATCAACGGCGCCGGGGCGGAAGAAACCGCTTCGCTGATCAACGGACAGCTGGGCGACGGCACGGCCTTCGGGTTTCAGCACGACGTCACCGATCCGGGTCAATGGGAAGCCGCCGTCGATGCGGCGCGCGAGAAACTCGGCGGGCTCAACGTGCTGGTCAACAATGCCGGCATCGGGGTCGGCGGAAACATCGAGACCTGCGATTTCGACGACTGGAAGCGCTGCTTCGCGATCAATGTCGATTCGATCTTCCACGGCTGCCAGAAGGCGCTGCCGTTGATGCGCGAGCATGCGCCGGGCTCTATCGTGAACATTTCCAGCATTGCCGGGCTGATCGCCAGCGACACCATGCCGGCCTACAATTCGTCCAAGGCGGCGGTATGGATGCTGTCCAAGTCGATCGCTCTGCACTGCGCGAAGAAGCACATGCAGATCCGCTGCAATTCGGTGCACCCGACCTTCGTCGATACGCCGATCCTCGACGGGACGGCGAAGAACCACAATCTCGACAAGGGTGTGCTGATGGACAAGCTGGCGCGGCAGATCCCGCTCAAGTTCGTCGGTGAACCGAACGATATCGCGAATGCGGTGGTCTATCTCGCCAGTGACGAGAGCCGGTTTATGACCGGGGCCGAACTCAAGCTCGATGGCGGCATTTCGGCGATGTGATCTCCACAGCCGTTAGAATCTCAGGGGGCTGGAATCACAAGAGGGGCCCGACGGCCCCTCCCGGTTTTCTCGAAATTGAAGGCACGGCCGACACGAAAACCGGGTCGGACGGCGCGGGGCCGTGCTCAATCCGCGATCAGCGCGATCGCGAGGTAGATCAGGATGAAGCTGCCGAAACCGAGCAGCGTTCCTGCGACGAAGCCCAGGCGAACCCAGAGTGCGTCGATGCCGAAGTAGTCGGCGATGCCGGAGCATACGCCCATCAGCTTGCCGTTGCTGCGGTCGAGCGCGAAGCTCTTGGCGGGGCGGACGGCGTGGTCGGTGTCACGAAATTTCAGGTCGTTCATGCGATCAGTCCATTGGGCGAAGCGGGGATGATGGCCGTGGCGAAGAACACCGCCGAGAGGGCCAGCGAGAAAGCAGCTGCGAAAAGCTTGCTGGAGTTTTCAGAGTTAAACATCGTTTCCTTCCTTGTTGATCGAGTTGCGGTCTACGTCAGGCGACGAAGACGGCGGGGCTTGCGGGGACGATGGCCATCGCCATGCTGACGGCCGAAACGGCGAGAGCGAAAACGGCGGCGAGAGCGCGGTTGCTGGCATAATCGAAAGCGGACATTTGGTGGTCTCCTTGAACCTTGGTCTGTTGTTTCCCCCGGACCATCCGGGTTGACCAATGCTTTGCAGGAGGCGTGCCAAACTCGAAAAACCGCAGATTTCAGCCATTCTTAACTGAACCGAGCGCCCCAACGCCGTTCATCGATCCGAAAGGTTGGGAAATTTCACCACTTTTTAGAGCCGGGGTTTCGAGTGGCGGCATGACGCACCGCCCGCTATCGCTGCAGCCGACCATGGCGCTCGATCGAATTGCCCTTTCCGACTTCCGCAATCATGCCGCGACCGAGCTTTCGGGCACGGCGCGCTTCAACCTGCTGGTGGGCGAGAACGGGGCGGGCAAGACCAATGTGCTTGAGGCGTTGTCGCTCCTGTCGCCGGGCCGTGGCCTGCGCCGCGCCGCGCTGGCAGACATGGTGCGCGCCGGGAGCCAGGTGGGGTTTACCGTCGCGGCAGGCCTGAAGCAGGACGGCGAGCCTGTGCGCTTGGGCACATATTGCGAAAACGCCCACCCGGGGCGGCGACGAGTCCGGATCAATGGCTCGGACACGAATGCCACCGCGCTCGGGGAATGGCTCGCAATCACCTGGCTTACGCCGGCGATGGATGGGCTGTTCACCGGCCCTGCCGCCGACCGTCGGCGGTTCGTCGACCGCATGGCACTCGCGCTGGACCCGGCGCACGCCAGCCACGCCGCGCGCTACGAAGCGGCGCTGCGCGAACGCAATCGGCTGCTGTCCGACCGGCGCGATCCGGAGAGCGGCTGGCTCGATGCGATCGAGGCGCAGATGGTCCAGCATGGCGGGGCGCTGATGACGGGCCGCGCGCGCCTGATCGAGACCCTCATGGCGCGCCTTGCTGCCATGCCTGCGGAGCCTTTCGCCCGGCCGGCCATCACCTATGCGCCGGGCGCGCCGGATAGTCCGGACGGCCTGTCGCAGGCCCTTTACGAAGGACGCAGCAAGGATCGGCTGGCGCAGCGCACGCTATCCGGTCCCCATCGCGACGAGCTGGAGGTGATCCACGCAGCGAAGCGCGTTCCCGCCGCGCAAAGCTCGACCGGCGAGCAGAAAGCCATGCTGGTGGCGATCACGCTCGCTCACGCCGGGCTCGCGGCGCAGGGTCGCGCCGGTATCCTGCTGCTCGACGAGGTGGCCGCCCATCTCGATCCTGTCCGCCGCGCCGCCCTGTTCGACCAGCTGCGCGGTAGCGGCGCGCAGGTCTGGATCACCGGAACCGAGCCTTCCCCTTTCGACACCATCTTGAGTGAAGCGGCGATTTGGCGGATCGCCAACGGTGAGGTCCAGCGGCTCT from Qipengyuania profundimaris encodes the following:
- a CDS encoding recombination protein F; translated protein: MFNSENSSKLFAAAFSLALSAVFFATAIIPASPNGLIA
- a CDS encoding SDR family oxidoreductase, yielding MSGRCEGKLALVTGAAQGLGRAHATRLAEEGARVLCTDINGAGAEETASLINGQLGDGTAFGFQHDVTDPGQWEAAVDAAREKLGGLNVLVNNAGIGVGGNIETCDFDDWKRCFAINVDSIFHGCQKALPLMREHAPGSIVNISSIAGLIASDTMPAYNSSKAAVWMLSKSIALHCAKKHMQIRCNSVHPTFVDTPILDGTAKNHNLDKGVLMDKLARQIPLKFVGEPNDIANAVVYLASDESRFMTGAELKLDGGISAM
- a CDS encoding PspC domain-containing protein, coding for MNDLKFRDTDHAVRPAKSFALDRSNGKLMGVCSGIADYFGIDALWVRLGFVAGTLLGFGSFILIYLAIALIAD
- a CDS encoding recombination protein F — its product is MSAFDYASNRALAAVFALAVSAVSMAMAIVPASPAVFVA
- the recF gene encoding DNA replication/repair protein RecF (All proteins in this family for which functions are known are DNA-binding proteins that assist the filamentation of RecA onto DNA for the initiation of recombination or recombinational repair.), translated to MALDRIALSDFRNHAATELSGTARFNLLVGENGAGKTNVLEALSLLSPGRGLRRAALADMVRAGSQVGFTVAAGLKQDGEPVRLGTYCENAHPGRRRVRINGSDTNATALGEWLAITWLTPAMDGLFTGPAADRRRFVDRMALALDPAHASHAARYEAALRERNRLLSDRRDPESGWLDAIEAQMVQHGGALMTGRARLIETLMARLAAMPAEPFARPAITYAPGAPDSPDGLSQALYEGRSKDRLAQRTLSGPHRDELEVIHAAKRVPAAQSSTGEQKAMLVAITLAHAGLAAQGRAGILLLDEVAAHLDPVRRAALFDQLRGSGAQVWITGTEPSPFDTILSEAAIWRIANGEVQRL
- a CDS encoding NUDIX hydrolase, with product MTDPIETPGRDPDADLPEETMWQGRFVTAKRRGRWEYASRSRGIRAAAIIAIDDQDRVILVSQYRVPLGRICLEIPAGLIGDDKDKSGESDVTAAIRELEEETGYRAARMEKLGEFYSSPGMVSESFTLLRAHGLTRTGEGGGTDSEDIVVHHVPRTQLPEFVARWRAMGHGVDVRIAMLMASLDSFLGESG